One segment of Desmodus rotundus isolate HL8 chromosome 6, HLdesRot8A.1, whole genome shotgun sequence DNA contains the following:
- the BMP2 gene encoding bone morphogenetic protein 2 gives MVAGTRCLLALLLPQVLLGGAAGLIPELGRRKFAASTGRSSSQPSDDVLSEFELRLLSMFGLKQRPTPSRDAVVPPYMLELYRRHSGQPGAPAPDHRLERAASLANTVRSFHHEEALEELPEMSGKTTRRFFFNLTSIPTEEFITSAELQVFREQMQETLENNSSFHHRINIYEIIKPAASKSKFPMTRLLDTRLVNQNASRWESFDVTPAVMRWTAQGLANHGFVVEVAHLEDQGVSKRHVRISRSLHQDEHSWSQIRPLLVTFGHDGKGHPLHKREKRQAKHKQRKRLKSSCKRHPLYVDFSDVGWNDWIVAPPGYHAFYCHGECPFPLADHLNSTNHAIVQTLVNSVNSKIPKACCVPTELSAISMLYLDENEKVVLKNYQDMVVEGCGCR, from the exons ATGGTGGCCGGGACCCGCTGTCTTCTAGCGTTGCTGCTTCCCCAGGTCCTCCTGGGCGGCGCAGCCGGCCTCATTCCCGAGCTGGGCCGGAGGAAGTTCGCGGCGTCAACTGGCCGCTCCTCATCCCAGCCCTCAGACGACGTCCTGAGTGAGTTCGAGTTGCGGCTGCTCAGCATGTTTGGCCTGAAGCAAAGACCCACCCCCAGCAGGGACGCAGTGGTGCCCCCCTACATGCTAGAACTGTACCGCCGTCATTCGGGCCAGCCCGGCGCACCCGCCCCGGACCACCGGCTGGAGAGGGCAGCCAGCCTCGCCAACACTGTGCGCAGCTTCCACCACGAAG AAGCTTTGGAAGAACTGCCAGAAATGAGCGGAAAAACAACCCGGCGATTCTTCTTTAATTTAACTTCCATTCCCACCGAGGAGTTTATCACCTCAGCCGAACTTCAGGTTTTTCGGGAACAGATGCAggaaactttggaaaacaatagCAGTTTCCATCACCgaattaatatttatgaaattataaaaccTGCAGCAAGCAAATCGAAGTTCCCCATGACCAGGCTTTTGGACACCAGGTTGGTGAATCAGAATGCAAGCAGATGGGAGAGTTTCGACGTCACCCCTGCTGTGATGAGGTGGACTGCACAGGGACTCGCCAACCACGGATTTGTGGTGGAAGTGGCCCACTTAGAGGACCAGGGTGTCTCCAAGAGGCACGTCAGGATTAGCAGGTCTTTGCACCAAGATGAGCACAGCTGGTCACAGATAAGACCATTGCTAGTAACTTTTGGCCACGATGGGAAAGGACATCCTcttcacaaaagagaaaagcgTCAAGCGAAACACAAACAGCGCAAACGCCTTAAGTCCAGCTGTAAGAGACACCCTTTGTACGTGGACTTCAGTGATGTGGGGTGGAATGACTGGATTGTAGCCCCCCCAGGGTATCATGCCTTTTACTGCCATGGGGAGTGCCCCTTTCCCCTGGCGGATCACCTGAACTCCACTAATCACGCCATTGTTCAGACGTTGGTCAACTCAGTTAACTCTAAGATTCCTAAGGCGTGCTGCGTCCCAACGGAGCTGAGTGCTATCTCCATGCTGTACCTTGACGAAAATGAAAAGGTTGTATTAAAGAACTATCAGGACATGGTTGTGGAGGGTTGCGGGTGTCGTTag